A genomic stretch from Deltaproteobacteria bacterium includes:
- a CDS encoding ABC transporter substrate-binding protein, producing the protein MFGKISWIVTALALFASVPLHAQEKIQTEKVRIAIATSSMAFLVPFIAKDRGLYLKHGTEVEIIVMRPNIAMAALLGGDIDYAELIGSIIRSAARNLPVRAISTSIKAPFFSIIGQNKFKSIKDLKGAVIGLTSIGGTNHVSTRMTLRQFGLDIDKDVKILAIGEEKLMYDTFKMGRVDAIVVAPPFSVQAKREGFPILAQTADHVVIPFSGLGTTLERIKNNRAQVKKLLKGEIEALRFIQGNPAGTVEVIRKRFNMDEKLARDSYDAVANAFSRDGRVPLDGVDILLQIEKDAKNIPSTITPQMIVDSSLAEEALKELGGK; encoded by the coding sequence ATGTTTGGCAAAATTAGTTGGATCGTCACCGCACTGGCATTGTTCGCTTCAGTGCCGCTACATGCGCAAGAAAAGATTCAAACGGAAAAAGTCCGCATCGCCATCGCGACAAGTTCAATGGCATTTCTAGTTCCGTTTATCGCCAAAGACCGCGGTCTCTATCTCAAACATGGCACCGAAGTCGAGATCATCGTCATGCGCCCCAACATCGCCATGGCGGCGCTGCTCGGCGGCGACATCGACTACGCCGAACTGATCGGTTCGATCATCCGCTCGGCGGCGCGCAATCTGCCAGTGCGGGCGATTTCAACCAGCATCAAGGCGCCATTCTTCAGCATCATCGGCCAGAACAAATTTAAGAGCATTAAAGATTTGAAAGGCGCGGTGATCGGGCTGACCTCCATCGGCGGCACTAATCACGTCAGCACGCGCATGACGCTGCGCCAATTCGGCCTCGACATCGACAAGGACGTGAAGATCCTCGCCATCGGCGAAGAAAAACTGATGTACGATACCTTCAAAATGGGCCGGGTCGACGCCATCGTCGTCGCGCCGCCCTTTTCCGTGCAGGCCAAACGCGAGGGCTTTCCGATCCTGGCGCAAACCGCCGACCATGTGGTCATCCCGTTTTCCGGCCTGGGCACGACCCTCGAAAGAATTAAAAATAACCGCGCGCAGGTGAAGAAACTTTTGAAGGGGGAGATCGAAGCGCTGCGATTCATTCAAGGCAATCCCGCCGGCACCGTCGAAGTGATCCGCAAGCGTTTCAACATGGACGAAAAACTCGCCCGCGACTCCTACGACGCCGTCGCCAACGCCTTTAGCCGCGACGGCCGCGTCCCTTTGGACGGCGTCGACATCCTGCTGCAAATCGAAAAAGACGCCAAAAACATTCCCTCGACGATCACGCCGCAGATGATCGTCGATAGTTCGCTGGCGGAAGAAGCGTTGAAAGAGTTAGGCGGGAAATAG
- a CDS encoding ABC transporter substrate-binding protein — protein MSVNDPAVHAQSNQIMLGYSGSGISSDLRRVMEKEHIWEKHGLNVKSIYFNSGNILTQAMLGGNIVVSDSGVPEMLSLPVSGAMETRVITVNINRLEHIFVTRKNIVKNEDLKGKKIAVSRFGSASDLTTRMVLRTWKLDPEKDVLLFQSGNTPTRMSALLAGHVDAALVSPEGIHKVLASGCCRAFADLSELPLDFARFGVTVPAALIRNQRDTAKRIVMAYIEGIYVFKTKPKLVYSILEEEGIKDPAVAKDIYTRLNFSIREYPIPELAGVQTALDSLGHPNAKNVKAASLMDTTLIEEIRKSGFVDKLYGRAPKNEI, from the coding sequence ATGAGCGTGAACGACCCCGCCGTCCACGCTCAATCGAATCAAATCATGCTTGGCTACAGCGGCTCGGGCATCAGCTCGGATCTGCGCCGGGTGATGGAGAAGGAACATATCTGGGAGAAACACGGCCTCAACGTTAAATCGATTTATTTCAACAGCGGCAATATCCTGACCCAAGCGATGCTCGGCGGCAACATCGTGGTATCGGACTCCGGCGTTCCCGAGATGTTGAGCTTGCCGGTGTCCGGCGCCATGGAGACCCGCGTCATCACCGTCAACATCAATCGCCTCGAACATATTTTTGTAACGCGCAAGAACATCGTCAAGAACGAAGATCTCAAAGGCAAAAAAATCGCCGTCAGCCGCTTCGGCTCGGCTTCCGATTTGACCACCCGCATGGTGCTGCGCACCTGGAAACTCGACCCAGAAAAAGATGTCCTGCTATTCCAATCGGGCAACACGCCGACGCGCATGTCGGCTTTACTCGCGGGTCATGTCGATGCCGCGCTGGTCAGTCCGGAAGGCATACACAAGGTCTTAGCCAGCGGTTGCTGCCGCGCCTTCGCCGATCTCTCCGAGTTGCCCCTCGACTTTGCCCGCTTCGGCGTCACCGTGCCGGCGGCCCTGATTCGGAACCAGCGCGACACCGCCAAACGCATCGTCATGGCTTACATCGAAGGTATTTACGTTTTCAAAACCAAACCCAAACTGGTCTATTCGATTCTCGAAGAGGAAGGCATCAAAGATCCCGCGGTGGCCAAAGATATTTACACTCGGTTGAACTTCAGCATACGCGAATATCCGATCCCCGAGCTCGCCGGCGTGCAAACCGCCCTCGACTCCCTCGGCCATCCCAATGCCAAGAACGTCAAAGCCGCCAGCTTGATGGATACGACTTTGATCGAAGAAATCAGAAAGTCCGGCTTCGTCGACAAACTCTACGGTCGCGCGCCGAAGAACGAAATATAA
- a CDS encoding ABC transporter substrate-binding protein, which yields MMTALAIALSLFSLIAAPNLAMAQAPPQSVILGHSGGAGSLGNLRRIIERERFWEKYGLNVKNVYFSSGGVLTQALAGGNIAGSESEVPGMLNLAVSGVLDLKLVTVTINKIEHVFIVRKNITKPEELKGKRLAISRIGSASDTVTRMVLKSWKIDPDKEVTILQSGNTPTRMTALVAGHVDAALIAPDVLHKVLANGCCRVLADLSELPLDYARFGVMIPTVLIKTQRDMVRRMLMAYVEGIYLFKTRPRLVYGIMEDAGIKELAVQKDLYERESKSFREFPVPETGGIQNALDTLTHPNAKTTKPAQLMDTSLLEEIKKSGFIDKLYGRAS from the coding sequence ATGATGACAGCGCTTGCTATCGCACTTAGCCTCTTCTCGCTTATTGCCGCGCCGAATCTCGCCATGGCGCAAGCGCCGCCGCAAAGCGTCATCCTCGGCCATAGCGGCGGCGCCGGATCGCTGGGCAATTTGCGCCGGATTATCGAGCGCGAAAGGTTTTGGGAGAAGTATGGCCTGAACGTCAAGAACGTTTACTTCAGCAGCGGCGGCGTCTTGACCCAAGCGCTGGCCGGCGGCAACATCGCCGGCTCGGAATCCGAAGTGCCGGGCATGTTGAACCTGGCAGTGTCGGGCGTGCTCGATCTAAAACTCGTCACCGTCACCATCAACAAGATCGAACATGTCTTTATCGTCCGCAAAAACATCACCAAGCCGGAAGAACTCAAAGGCAAACGGCTCGCCATCAGCCGCATCGGCTCGGCCTCCGACACCGTGACACGCATGGTTTTGAAGTCGTGGAAGATCGATCCGGACAAGGAAGTAACGATATTGCAATCCGGCAACACGCCGACGCGCATGACCGCGCTGGTGGCCGGCCATGTCGACGCCGCGCTGATTGCGCCGGATGTTTTACACAAAGTCCTGGCCAACGGTTGCTGCCGCGTCCTCGCCGATCTTTCCGAATTGCCGCTGGACTACGCGCGCTTTGGCGTCATGATTCCAACCGTGCTGATCAAAACCCAGCGCGATATGGTGCGCCGCATGCTGATGGCGTATGTCGAAGGAATCTATCTATTTAAAACCCGCCCCAGGCTTGTCTACGGCATCATGGAAGACGCCGGCATCAAAGAACTGGCCGTGCAAAAAGATCTCTACGAGCGCGAATCGAAAAGCTTTCGCGAATTTCCCGTGCCCGAGACCGGCGGCATTCAGAATGCACTCGACACCCTGACTCATCCCAATGCTAAAACCACCAAGCCGGCCCAGCTGATGGACACCAGTCTCTTGGAAGAGATCAAAAAATCTGGCTTTATCGATAAACTGTACGGGCGGGCGAGCTAG
- a CDS encoding UbiD family decarboxylase → MTPSNHDLRAFLNEVEKIGELRRIENIPWDKDLGGLVEMILERSAHPPAMLFEKIPGGRQDMEILCSQIDTLPRLAIAMGTDPNLGLTDFIQAWRKKIRNFEPVPAQFVKDAPIFENHVENNIDLEAFPIPRWHEEDGGRYIGTDDLVITEDPEEHWINAGTYRVMLQGKDAVALYISPGKHGRVQRQKYFDAGQPCPVVMSFGHHPILFLAGCSDVPNKMSEFDYAGGVIGEPIQLVRGPLTGLPIPAYSEIAIEGEMVPGDDLPEGPFGEWPGYYASATRPEPVVRVKALYYRNKPILCGEPPLRPSAGQGFHRSIQRSALVWNALEDAGVPDVQGVWLHPAAYRFFSMVKIKQRYPGHAKQAALIASQCRAGAYLGRYVVVVDDDVDIYNPNDVIWAIGTRSEPENIDILRRCWSGPLDPAIPRERKGFNSRAIIDATRPYEWIDKFPPVNAVTDQLKVELDKKYPALLKEMIGRAH, encoded by the coding sequence ATGACCCCATCCAACCACGATTTGCGCGCCTTCTTAAACGAGGTGGAAAAGATCGGCGAGCTGCGCCGCATCGAAAATATTCCCTGGGACAAAGATCTCGGCGGCTTGGTCGAGATGATTCTCGAGCGCAGCGCCCATCCGCCGGCGATGTTGTTCGAGAAAATTCCCGGTGGGCGCCAGGACATGGAGATTCTGTGCAGCCAGATCGACACCTTGCCGCGGTTGGCCATCGCCATGGGCACCGACCCGAATTTAGGGCTCACCGATTTCATTCAAGCCTGGCGAAAAAAAATTCGCAACTTCGAGCCGGTGCCGGCACAGTTCGTCAAAGACGCGCCGATATTTGAAAACCACGTCGAAAACAATATCGATCTCGAAGCCTTCCCGATTCCGCGCTGGCATGAAGAGGACGGCGGCCGTTACATCGGCACCGACGATCTGGTCATCACCGAGGATCCCGAAGAGCATTGGATCAACGCCGGCACTTACCGCGTCATGCTCCAGGGCAAAGACGCCGTCGCGCTTTACATCTCGCCGGGAAAACATGGCCGCGTCCAGCGGCAAAAATATTTCGACGCCGGCCAACCCTGCCCCGTGGTTATGTCCTTCGGTCATCATCCGATTTTGTTTCTCGCCGGTTGTTCCGACGTGCCCAACAAAATGAGCGAGTTCGACTACGCCGGCGGCGTCATCGGCGAGCCGATTCAACTGGTGCGCGGACCGCTGACCGGCTTGCCGATCCCCGCCTATTCCGAAATCGCCATCGAAGGCGAGATGGTTCCAGGTGACGATCTCCCCGAAGGACCGTTCGGCGAATGGCCTGGCTATTACGCCAGCGCGACGCGGCCAGAACCGGTGGTGCGCGTCAAGGCGCTCTATTATCGAAACAAACCGATTCTCTGCGGCGAGCCGCCGCTGCGTCCCTCGGCGGGCCAAGGATTTCACCGTTCGATTCAACGTTCAGCATTGGTCTGGAATGCCCTCGAAGACGCCGGTGTGCCCGACGTTCAAGGCGTATGGCTCCATCCCGCCGCCTACCGATTTTTTTCCATGGTGAAAATCAAGCAACGCTACCCTGGCCACGCCAAGCAAGCCGCGCTGATCGCCAGTCAATGCCGCGCCGGCGCTTATCTCGGCCGCTATGTTGTTGTCGTCGACGACGATGTCGACATCTACAATCCCAACGACGTCATCTGGGCCATCGGCACGCGCTCCGAACCGGAGAACATCGACATCCTGCGCCGCTGCTGGAGCGGCCCGCTGGACCCGGCGATTCCGCGCGAACGCAAAGGTTTCAACTCGCGGGCGATCATCGATGCGACGCGGCCCTATGAATGGATAGATAAATTTCCGCCGGTGAATGCCGTTACCGATCAACTGAAGGTTGAACTCGACAAAAAGTATCCGGCCCTGCTGAAAGAGATGATCGGGCGGGCTCACTAA